The following proteins are encoded in a genomic region of Brachypodium distachyon strain Bd21 chromosome 1, Brachypodium_distachyon_v3.0, whole genome shotgun sequence:
- the LOC100828951 gene encoding DEAD-box ATP-dependent RNA helicase 21 encodes MKRSLDAMEAKPVFLSKEERQRLALERRQAAVADQRRSALDILQSLPRPPPPPPPPSNPPRDSSSSHREASDRDRDRDRDRERDRDRDRDRDRRRDDDSRRDRDRDRDRDRDRDEPSRRDRDRDRDRDREHRDRERGERDKDREKDRLEKMAEREREKELEAIKEQYLGSKKPKKRVIKPSEKFRFSFDWENTEDTSRDMNALYQTPHEARLLYGRGFLAGIDRREQKKAAAVFEKETRAEQRRKFGVEDRPEDDVADKKKAAAAEMYDAFDMRVDRHWSEKGIEEMTERDWRIFREDFNISYKGSRIPRPMRNWPESKLGAELLRAIDKVGYKKPSPIQMAAIPLGLQQRDVIGIAETGSGKTAAFVLPMLSYITRLPPISEENEAEGPYAVVMAPTRELAQQIEEETVKFATYLGIKVVSIVGGQSIEEQGFKIRQGCEVVIATPGRLLDCLERRYAVLNQCNYVVLDEADRMIDMGFEPQVVGVLDAMPSSNLKPENEEEELDEKKIYRTTYMFSATMPPAVERLARKYLRNPVVVTIGTAGKATDLITQNVIMVKESEKMSRLQKILTDLGDKTAIVFCNTKKSADNRAKDLDKAGFRVTTLHGGKSQDQREISLDGFRNRRFNVLVATDVAGRGIDIPDVAHVINYEMPSSVDTYTHRIGRTGRAGKKGLATSFLTLDNTDIFFDLKQMLIQSNSPVPPELARHEASKFKPGSVPDRPPRRNDTVYASH; translated from the coding sequence atgaagCGTTCCTTGGACGCCATGGAGGCAAAGCCTGTGTTCCTCTCCAAGGAAGAGCGCCAGCGTCTCGCCCTCgagcgccgccaggccgcAGTCGCCGACCAGCGCCGCTCCGCGCTCGACATCCTCCAGTCGCTCCCCcgccctcctccaccgcctcctcccccgtcCAACCCCCCTCGAGACTCCTCATCGTCCCACCGAGAAGCCTCCGACCGGGACCGGGACCGGGACAGGGACagggagagagatagagaCCGGGATCGGGAccgcgaccgccgccgcgacgacgACTCCCGCCGGGACCGAGATCGTGATCGGGATAGGGACCGCGACCGAGACGAGCCTTCCCGCCGGGACCGGGACCGGGACCGGGACCGTGACAGGGAGCACCGGGATAGGGAGCGTGGGGAGCGGGACAAGGACAGAGAGAAAGATCGGCTGGAGAAGATGGCGGAGAGGgagcgggagaaggagctggagGCTATCAAGGAGCAGTACCTGGGGTCCAAGAAGCCCAAAAAGCGTGTCATCAAGCCCTCAGAGAAGTTCCGCTTCTCGTTCGACTGGGAGAACACGGAGGACACCAGCCGTGACATGAACGCTCTCTACCAGACACCGCACGAAGCCCGCCTGCTATATGGCCGTGGCTTCCTTGCTGGAATCGACCGGCGTGAGCAGAAGAAGGCGGCAGCTGTGTTTGAGAAGGAGACCCGTGCTGAGCAGCGGCGCAAGTTCGGTGTGGAGGACCGGCCAGAGGATGATGTAGCAGATAAGAagaaggctgctgctgcggagaTGTATGATGCCTTTGACATGCGAGTGGACAGGCACTGGTCTGAGAAGGGGATCGAGGAGATGACTGAACGGGATTGGCGCATTTTCCGTGAGGACTTCAATATCTCCTATAAGGGATCTCGCATACCCAGGCCGATGCGCAACTGGCCTGAGAGCAAGCTTGGGGCTGAGCTGCTTCGTGCTATTGATAAGGTTGGGTACAAGAAGCCATCGCCGATCCAGATGGCTGCCATTCCACTTGGTCTCCAGCAGCGTGATGTCATTGGTATTGCCGAGACAGGTTCTGGCAAGACTGCAGCTTTTGTGCTCCCTATGCTATCATACATTACTCGCCTGCCACCCATAAGTGAGGAAAATGAGGCCGAGGGTCCTTACGCTGTTGTCATGGCACCTACTCGTGAGCTTGCTCAACAAATCGAGGAAGAGACTGTGAAATTTGCAACCTATCTGGGTATTAAAGTTGTCTCCATTGTTGGTGGTCAGTCAATTGAAGAGCAAGGTTTCAAGATTAGGCAGGGCTGTGAGGTTGTAATTGCAACGCCTGGTCGGCTTCTCGATTGCTTGGAGAGAAGGTATGCTGTGCTCAACCAGTGCAACTATGTCGTACTCGATGAGGCTGATAGGATGATTGATATGGGCTTTGAGCCACAGGTTGTCGGTGTTCTTGATGCGATGCCATCAAGTAACTTGAAACCTGAgaatgaggaagaagaactagatgaaaagaaaatttacaGGACTACTTATATGTTCAGTGCAACCATGCCACCTGCTGTGGAGCGCCTTGCTAGGAAGTACCTCCGGAACCCAGTTGTTGTCACAATTGGAACCGCTGGCAAAGCCACAGATCTGATAACCCAGAATGTGATCATGGTGAAGGAGTCAGAGAAGATGTCGCGTCTCCAGAAGATACTCACAGATCTTGGGGACAAGACAGCAATAGTATTCTGCAATACAAAGAAGTCAGCGGACAACCGTGCTAAGGATCTGGATAAGGCAGGCTTCCGCGTCACAACCCTTCATGGAGGGAAGTCACAAGATCAAAGGGAGATTAGCCTTGACGGATTTAGGAACCGTCGGTTCAATGTTCTTGTGGCTACTGATGTTGCGGGCCGTGGTATTGATATTCCTGATGTTGCTCATGTCATTAACTATGAGATGCCTAGTTCAGTTGATACATACACACATCGTATTGGAAGAACGGGGCGTGCAGGAAAGAAGGGACTTGCGACTTCATTCTTGACTCTGGATAACACTGATATTTTCTTTGATCTGAAACAGATGCTTATACAGAGCAATAGTCCTGTGCCACCAGAACTTGCAAGGCATGAGGCATCAAAGTTTAAGCCAGGATCAGTTCCAGATAGACCTCCAAGAAGAAATGACACTGTCTATGCATCTCACTGA